One segment of Treponema pectinovorum DNA contains the following:
- a CDS encoding acyl-CoA dehydratase activase, translating into MNYDLPLSIGIDAGNTSIKIAVCDKNNKIIYSDYKIHQSRIDDCYNQIISAIPESVVEKISYGSASGIFAGLIFGSIENSIESLVKGVKAICPNAASVVEMGSHNSQYITGLQNGNIQFSANKNCAAGTGSFFEDQMTRLGAKIEDYSDYVLKATSIPRIAGRCSVFAKTDIIHRQQDGEKIENILKGLTYSMVANFKGTIMSKLPLEAPIFLAGGCSKNIGVIMAFEDLLHLDKDFIVCPESSVAQAVGTAILAKEKQLSWKKTDIKNKKETNISNSISDNELPNLIDDYPTENLHQVYQFVPGEPVFLGIDVGSTSTNFVLVNQKNQVLDYQYFKTLGDSAAAVERGFESLKQRFGDKLNVKHSGVTGSGRIAIGKKFNIPVVKDEITAQSTGTLFLNPECDTIFEIGGQDAKYIKCENGKTIDFTMNKVCSAGTGSFIEDQAERLGITAYELGMKAFESKNPSNLDQRCTVFMKTSIENQLVQGDSLENICAGVCYSVVKNYINKVVSGKTIGKKICFQGGLAYNHGIIAVFKKMFGDRFAITPYFSVTGALGMALLAKESFNQAKEKRVDNAIVELNKQLFENIQKTTFGMYSEDFEPSKKTVGIPRSMMIYKLFPFAYNYFKELGFNVVLSQRTDEDIVRISQNLVKEETCFPIKLMHGHMQELVEAGVDYIFMPSVYTMQHALSNLKHNYGCVYMQSAARLVADVLRFEEKGIKLLNPVLQMDMGAPHMAFAMIKIGLRLGKNPIQCKNALLKSGKALKMAQKIQEEDGKNLLERISENEKVLVLITRTYGLIDDVLNMGLPNLLLERGCTVITLGNLEGHEVDISKDYKNLYWPFSQHILSGAKIIKDNPNLYAVYLTNHGCGPDTMINHLFAEIMGKKPYLQIEVDEHYSKTGLITRIEAFLSNLEKNENKIYKDDLAHGFLSDDLDELDKSLAIYIPHYDFISSKVCSQLKNLGYNAKLLEPTSRKSLTLGKDSTTSKEYVTFVSLLGDVLLFEKENPKSEEIKQLLLFQTEGSETDGFYATVIRSKLDLLGRSDIHIIAPKVEQIIYQKKEIFDIFWNAVCYVDEMFEKNGSIKNQNTKTLYITGNPQIILNQICNSNFFDYLKQKGVNFKCHSFKEYYLFMWMEKIRQEKNTPSEIKKRLKKLMKGTAIKNLQKIADKKVKLLTGTNLRYRYAARTIFHKDCDAVIELVPMYENGTSILNMMKENNKERLPLFQMQFDGKENKDDFEMLDSFMELIKK; encoded by the coding sequence ATGAATTATGACTTACCTTTGAGCATTGGAATTGATGCTGGAAATACTTCAATCAAGATTGCTGTATGCGACAAAAACAACAAAATCATCTATTCAGATTATAAGATTCATCAAAGTAGAATCGACGATTGCTATAATCAAATAATTTCTGCAATTCCAGAAAGTGTTGTCGAAAAAATCTCCTACGGCTCTGCCAGCGGTATTTTTGCAGGCTTGATATTTGGTTCAATTGAAAATTCTATAGAATCTTTGGTAAAAGGTGTAAAAGCAATTTGTCCAAACGCAGCATCTGTTGTCGAAATGGGAAGTCATAATTCGCAGTACATCACAGGTCTTCAAAACGGAAACATACAGTTTTCTGCAAACAAAAATTGTGCGGCAGGAACTGGTTCTTTTTTTGAAGATCAGATGACACGGCTCGGTGCAAAAATTGAAGATTATTCAGATTATGTTTTAAAAGCAACTTCAATTCCTCGCATTGCAGGCCGTTGTTCAGTCTTTGCAAAGACTGATATCATACATCGTCAGCAGGACGGTGAAAAAATTGAAAACATATTAAAGGGTTTGACGTATTCAATGGTTGCAAACTTCAAAGGAACAATCATGTCGAAACTCCCATTAGAAGCACCAATTTTTTTAGCTGGAGGATGCAGTAAAAATATCGGTGTAATTATGGCTTTTGAAGATTTACTTCATCTAGATAAAGATTTTATTGTTTGTCCAGAAAGTTCAGTTGCTCAGGCTGTTGGAACTGCAATTTTAGCAAAAGAAAAGCAGCTTTCTTGGAAAAAAACTGATATCAAAAATAAAAAAGAAACTAATATTTCAAATTCAATTTCAGATAACGAACTTCCAAACCTTATAGATGATTATCCGACAGAAAATCTTCATCAAGTTTATCAGTTTGTACCCGGAGAGCCTGTTTTTCTTGGAATAGATGTTGGCTCAACAAGCACAAATTTTGTTTTAGTCAATCAAAAAAATCAGGTATTAGATTATCAGTATTTTAAAACGCTCGGAGATTCGGCTGCCGCTGTAGAACGAGGGTTTGAAAGCTTGAAACAGAGATTCGGTGACAAGCTCAATGTTAAACACAGCGGAGTAACAGGCTCTGGACGAATTGCCATTGGCAAAAAATTTAATATCCCAGTAGTAAAAGATGAGATAACCGCACAATCTACTGGAACTTTATTTTTGAATCCTGAATGCGACACCATTTTTGAAATCGGTGGTCAAGATGCAAAATATATTAAATGTGAAAACGGGAAAACTATAGATTTTACAATGAATAAAGTTTGCTCCGCTGGAACAGGTTCTTTTATCGAAGATCAGGCAGAGCGACTTGGAATTACAGCATACGAATTGGGAATGAAGGCTTTTGAATCAAAAAATCCTTCTAATCTTGACCAGCGTTGTACTGTTTTTATGAAAACCAGCATAGAAAATCAGCTTGTACAAGGCGACTCACTTGAAAATATATGCGCAGGTGTTTGTTATTCTGTTGTAAAAAATTATATAAACAAAGTTGTAAGCGGAAAAACCATAGGAAAAAAAATCTGTTTTCAAGGCGGTTTGGCTTACAATCACGGAATTATAGCAGTGTTCAAGAAGATGTTTGGAGATAGGTTTGCAATCACGCCATATTTTAGCGTTACTGGGGCTTTAGGAATGGCGCTGCTGGCAAAGGAATCTTTTAATCAAGCAAAAGAAAAACGAGTAGACAACGCTATTGTTGAGCTGAACAAGCAGCTGTTTGAGAATATTCAAAAAACGACATTTGGAATGTATTCGGAAGATTTTGAGCCATCTAAAAAGACTGTTGGAATCCCACGCTCTATGATGATTTATAAATTATTTCCATTTGCATACAATTATTTTAAAGAACTTGGGTTTAACGTGGTTCTTTCTCAAAGAACGGACGAAGATATAGTCCGCATCAGCCAAAATTTAGTAAAAGAAGAGACATGCTTTCCAATCAAACTGATGCACGGCCACATGCAAGAACTGGTAGAAGCTGGTGTTGATTATATTTTTATGCCTTCGGTGTACACTATGCAACACGCTCTTTCTAATCTCAAACATAATTACGGATGCGTTTACATGCAGAGTGCAGCCCGACTTGTTGCCGATGTTTTAAGATTTGAAGAAAAAGGAATAAAACTTTTGAATCCTGTTTTGCAAATGGATATGGGAGCACCTCACATGGCTTTTGCGATGATAAAAATAGGGCTAAGGCTTGGGAAAAATCCTATTCAATGTAAAAACGCTCTTTTAAAATCTGGAAAAGCACTCAAAATGGCACAGAAAATTCAAGAAGAGGATGGTAAAAATCTTCTCGAAAGAATTTCTGAAAATGAAAAAGTTCTTGTTTTAATCACGAGAACTTATGGTTTGATAGATGACGTGCTAAATATGGGACTCCCAAATTTACTTTTAGAACGCGGTTGCACAGTTATCACTTTGGGAAATCTTGAAGGCCACGAAGTTGATATTTCAAAAGATTATAAAAACCTTTACTGGCCGTTCAGTCAGCATATTTTGAGTGGTGCAAAAATAATAAAAGATAATCCAAACCTATATGCTGTTTATCTTACAAATCATGGGTGCGGACCGGACACGATGATAAATCATCTTTTTGCAGAAATTATGGGCAAAAAGCCGTATCTTCAGATTGAAGTTGACGAACATTATTCAAAAACGGGTCTGATTACAAGAATAGAAGCGTTCCTGTCAAATCTCGAAAAAAATGAAAACAAAATTTACAAAGATGATTTAGCGCATGGATTTTTATCTGATGATTTAGACGAGCTTGATAAATCATTAGCAATTTATATTCCTCATTATGATTTCATAAGTAGCAAAGTCTGTTCGCAGTTGAAAAATCTAGGCTACAATGCAAAACTTCTTGAGCCAACAAGCAGAAAATCGCTCACTTTAGGAAAAGATAGCACAACATCTAAAGAATACGTAACATTTGTAAGTCTTTTAGGTGATGTTTTGCTTTTTGAAAAAGAAAATCCAAAATCAGAAGAAATAAAACAGCTGCTTTTATTTCAGACAGAAGGCTCAGAAACTGATGGATTTTATGCAACTGTAATTCGCTCAAAATTAGATTTGCTTGGCAGAAGCGATATTCATATCATTGCTCCAAAAGTTGAGCAAATCATTTATCAGAAAAAAGAGATTTTTGACATCTTCTGGAATGCAGTTTGCTATGTTGATGAAATGTTTGAAAAAAATGGTTCTATCAAAAATCAAAATACTAAAACACTTTATATAACAGGAAATCCTCAAATTATCTTAAATCAGATTTGCAACAGCAACTTTTTTGATTATCTGAAACAAAAAGGCGTGAACTTTAAATGCCATTCATTTAAGGAATATTATCTTTTTATGTGGATGGAAAAAATCAGACAAGAAAAAAATACTCCATCAGAAATAAAAAAACGATTAAAAAAACTGATGAAGGGAACAGCAATAAAGAATTTGCAAAAAATAGCAGACAAAAAGGTAAAATTGCTTACAGGAACAAATCTTCGGTATAGATATGCTGCGAGGACGATTTTTCATAAAGACTGCGATGCAGTTATTGAATTGGTTCCAATGTATGAAAACGGAACTTCAATTTTAAATATGATGAAGGAAAATAACAAAGAAAGGCTTCCTTTATTTCAGATGCAGTTTGACGGCAAAGAAAACAAAGATGATTTTGAAATGCTCGATTCATTTATGGAATTGATTAAAAAATAA
- a CDS encoding fibronectin type III domain-containing protein, with amino-acid sequence MSFAQFILPIIASVLPNNQKYLDQDIIKQSKYDDNQSIEHNNCLEHQTILRKYDDSSRFLQFVKHSSHRSHSSHSSHSSHSSGTTRHSSHSSHSSGTSSGGTYSGSSTTETTTIPAVTVKVTLSSDTSTVTEISLTWSTTGLTSSEIKSIDIYQNDKLLKTVSSSTYTVTNLTQNTSYSYYIKVKTSSKAYTSNTITVKTKPDS; translated from the coding sequence ATGAGTTTTGCACAATTTATATTACCTATTATTGCCTCTGTTTTACCTAACAATCAAAAATATCTTGATCAGGATATTATAAAACAAAGTAAATATGATGATAACCAATCAATTGAACACAATAATTGTTTGGAACACCAAACAATTTTAAGAAAATATGATGATTCAAGCAGATTTCTTCAATTTGTTAAACATTCATCACATAGATCGCATTCATCGCATAGCTCCCATTCCTCTCACTCAAGTGGTACTACAAGACACAGTTCACATTCTTCTCACTCAAGCGGTACTTCTTCAGGAGGTACTTATAGTGGTTCATCAACTACGGAAACAACTACTATACCCGCAGTTACTGTTAAAGTAACTCTTAGTTCCGATACATCTACAGTAACAGAAATCTCATTAACATGGTCAACAACAGGTCTTACTAGTAGTGAAATAAAATCCATTGATATTTATCAGAATGATAAATTATTAAAAACTGTTTCTTCATCAACTTATACTGTAACCAATCTTACTCAGAATACAAGTTATTCATATTATATAAAAGTTAAAACAAGTAGTAAGGCTTATACATCAAATACTATTACTGTAAAGACAAAACCTGATTCATAA